Proteins co-encoded in one Dreissena polymorpha isolate Duluth1 chromosome 12, UMN_Dpol_1.0, whole genome shotgun sequence genomic window:
- the LOC127852171 gene encoding pre-mRNA-processing factor 17-like: MEAILSYDSDESENSDKSEEVSNAAEDLFAHLKPIDKASSVIKTIALNATPVVFPTDGTGGLKHIDPKTKEVKYNPKYDELYAPQIGPSNPFTTQQAAAIRNTTAGYMEEAHVSDFTFENQRRTFHSYGYAIDPSVDTQTTEPKILGDSKALEDNKGLTAFEKAKKRPEDKRKRHLNDNPSDIEGFIGPWGKFVDEQTVMKPNEEEKAELDEILAKRAKTGKQTDDKPAEEKTTLHVKDAYDYQGRSFLHVPQDTGVNLKSEFPPEKCFIPKKLIHTWAGHTKGVAQIRWFPKSAHLLLSASMDSKIKIWEVYNDRRCIRSYIGHKQAVRDITFNNSGTEFLSCAYDRYCKLWDTETGECKGRFTSKKVAYCVKYHPEEDKQHLFVAGTSDKKIICWDIRSGEIVQEYDRHLGAVNTITFVDQNRRFVSTSDDKSLRVWEWDIPVDFKYIADPSMHSMPATVLSPNGKWLACQSMDNKICVFNVLNRFKYMRKKTFTGHMVAGYACGMDFSPEMTYLISGDADGKLYIWDWKTTKLYSKFKAHDDVCIQAIWHPHETSKVATAGWDGVIKFWD, encoded by the exons GATGGAACTGGAGGGTTAAAGCACATCGACCCCAAAACAAAGGAAGTGAAATATAACCCAAAATATGATGAGCTGTACGCACCACAG ATTGGTCCGAGCAATCCGTTTACGACCCAGCAGGCAGCGGCCATTCGTAACACGACAGCAGGATACATGGAGGAGGCACATGTCAGTGACTTCACCTTCGAGAACCAGCGACGTACCTTCCATAGCTATG GTTATGCAATAGACCCATCTGTTGACACACAGACAACTGAACCAAAAATATTGGGAGATTCAAAAGCACTGGAAGATAATAAAG GTTTAACTGCGTTTGAGAAGGCAAAGAAGAGACCTGAAGATAAACGCAAGAGACATCTTAATGACAACCCATCGGACATAGAGGGATTCATAGGGCCCTGGGGGAAATTTGTGGACGAACAAACTGTGATGAAACCAAATGAG GAAGAAAAAGCGGAGTTGGATGAGATCCTAGCCAAGCGGGCTAAGACTGGGAAACAGACAGACGATAAACCAGCTGAGGAGAAAACCACACTGCATG TCAAGGATGCATACGACTACCAGGGCCGGTCCTTTCTGCACGTGCCACAGGACACGGGGGTGAATCTCAAGTCAGAGTTCCCACCCGAGAAGTGCTTCATACCCAAGAAGCTCATCCACACTTGGGCGGGGCACACCAAGGGCGTGGCACAGATACGCTGGTTCCCCAAGTCTGCCCACCTGTTGTTGTCCGCTAGCATGGACTCGAAAATAAAG ATCTGGGAGGTGTACAACGACAGGCGGTGCATTCGCTCCTACATCGGTCACAAGCAGGCAGTGAGGGACATCACGTTCAACAACAGTGGCACAGAGTTCCTTAGCTGTGCCTATGACCGATACTGCAAACTCTGGGACACAGAAACAG GTGAATGCAAGGGTCGGTTCACAAGCAAGAAGGTGGCATACTGCGTGAAATATCATCCTGAGGAAGACAAGCAGCATTTGTTTGTAGCAGGCACATCGGACAAGAAAATAATCTGT TGGGATATTCGGTCCGGTGAGATTGTACAGGAATACGACAGACATCTGGGGGCAGTCAACACAATCACATTTGTCGACCAGAACAGACGATTTGTTTCAACTTCAGACGACAAAAGTCTACGTGTCTGGGAATG GGATATTCCAGTGGATTTCAAGTACATAGCTGATCCCTCCATGCACTCTATGCCAGCTACTGTGCTCTCACCAAATG GTAAATGGTTGGCATGTCAGTCCATGGACAACAAGATCTGCGTGTTCAACGTCCTCAACAGATTCAAGTACATGAGAAAAAAGACATTCACAGGACATATG GTGGCTGGGTATGCCTGTGGTATGGACTTCTCTCCAGAAATGAC GTACCTGATCTCGGGTGATGCGGATGGCAAGCTATACATCTGGGACTGGAAGACTACGAAGCTGTACAGCAAGTTCAAGGCCCATGACGACGTCTGTATCCAGGCGATATGGCACCCACACGAGACCTCCAAGGTCGCGACCGCCGGCTGGGATGGGGTTATCAAGTTCTGGGACTGA